One genomic segment of Candidatus Eremiobacterota bacterium includes these proteins:
- a CDS encoding type II toxin-antitoxin system HicB family antitoxin produces MKKNYTVQVLIEQDEDGRYVSSCPSLEGCSTQGDTFEEAMENIRDVIMMCMKELAEEKKTFDLKYPEIIGVKHLEIAI; encoded by the coding sequence GTGAAAAAGAACTACACGGTGCAGGTGCTGATTGAGCAGGATGAGGACGGCAGGTATGTCTCCTCCTGTCCCAGCCTTGAGGGGTGCTCCACCCAGGGCGACACGTTTGAGGAGGCGATGGAGAACATCAGGGATGTCATAATGATGTGCATGAAAGAGCTTGCGGAGGAGAAAAAGACTTTTGACCTAAAGTATCCCGAGATCATAGGGGTGAAGCACCTGGAGATAGCGATATGA